In a genomic window of Nocardiopsis mwathae:
- a CDS encoding sigma-70 family RNA polymerase sigma factor: MTEPQGDHTELLVGDAELLERVRSGDTAAYATLYERHIDAARGLARQLVRGDAEVDDVVAETFTRVFGVVQRGGGPVDGFRPYLLTAVRHAVYDRARGEKRQVVTDDIEKFDRGEPFVDPALEGLERSLIARAFLALRPEWQSVLWYTEIEGIKPAEAATILGKTPNNVAALAYRAREGLREKYLQMHLSGGAPAESCRPALGLLGAYVRGGLGKRDTTTVDRHLDACADCREVYAELMDVNFGLPGIILPLFAGPAAAGYLASLPGGALSGGWWGRMSKGRQAATAGAAATAVAAAAVLALVSNEEEIPTAPGQPPVAAAPPPQAPPPNTPEPHAPDPAAPDPEDPRPDPPDAEEPAPPAPAAPPGAPPAGSPADPPAEPAAPGAPPPGEPAAPGAPPPEAAAPDPPAVSPPPPREPGAPPIPPREPGDTPPPPSNPDVPPPPPPTPGAPEFSAEIDPVGALVPGRPGIIVISVRNLGADAGADVVAEVDLPSGVAVRGTARRGSAAPFAPGTDGWSCAATAEGAQCVRSGLDSGTSSTQYLDVLVSPAARAGAPPSLAVSAGDARTTATGSHGVDPGGQPARFAAAGQVRTESVGNALLTCEDEERKDRWPWWPVVLNRSADGAGPSVSPGPAAPEADERRVPAAPSDAPPIDLPPEVGDSAVDAATPDTEPSSDPSTSAPDTPSDAESGPEAPAQGPAEDEKAKEGKDEEEQAVEDMLTPPDEGDGACAQALRREGDLRDNDMWDMRPLDLDGDPGTTMSSSVRWSLPEGGGVRWAGLYFSGSGMSPRSATAKLRGPASDAYVEVRADEVGRARLPGYPVYQAFADITGIVRAQGGGEWWVADVPTKTGMGTYAGWSMVVVLEDPAAPYNQAMVLETTDSVFHDEEGLRFPLAGLLPAAVPATVDVVAWEGDADLVGDRVLLNGAALTPEGGDRDPDNAFSSSARGAVGPPLTFGTDVVRFTPTLPRDPQVRLVTQGDAFVAGVVAVTAPMRT, encoded by the coding sequence ATGACGGAACCGCAAGGTGATCACACTGAGCTACTCGTCGGTGACGCCGAACTTCTCGAACGGGTCCGAAGCGGAGATACCGCCGCTTACGCCACGCTCTACGAGCGGCACATCGACGCCGCGCGCGGGCTGGCCCGCCAACTCGTCCGCGGCGACGCCGAGGTCGACGACGTCGTCGCCGAGACCTTCACCCGCGTCTTCGGCGTGGTCCAGCGCGGCGGCGGCCCGGTCGACGGCTTCCGCCCCTACCTGCTCACGGCCGTCCGGCACGCCGTCTACGACCGCGCCCGCGGTGAGAAGCGCCAGGTCGTCACCGACGACATCGAGAAGTTCGACCGCGGCGAACCGTTCGTCGACCCCGCCCTGGAAGGGCTGGAGCGCTCCCTGATCGCCCGCGCCTTCCTCGCGCTGCGCCCCGAGTGGCAATCGGTGCTCTGGTACACCGAGATCGAGGGGATCAAGCCCGCCGAGGCCGCGACCATCCTCGGCAAGACCCCGAACAACGTCGCCGCGCTCGCCTACCGCGCCCGCGAGGGCCTGCGCGAGAAGTACCTGCAGATGCACCTGTCGGGCGGCGCCCCCGCCGAAAGCTGCCGCCCGGCGCTCGGCCTGCTCGGCGCCTACGTCCGCGGCGGCCTCGGCAAGCGCGACACCACCACCGTCGACCGGCACCTCGACGCGTGTGCCGACTGCCGCGAGGTCTACGCCGAGCTGATGGACGTCAACTTCGGTCTGCCCGGCATCATCCTGCCGCTGTTCGCCGGACCGGCCGCCGCCGGCTACCTCGCCTCCCTCCCCGGCGGAGCGCTCTCCGGCGGCTGGTGGGGCCGGATGTCCAAGGGCCGGCAGGCCGCGACCGCCGGGGCCGCCGCCACCGCTGTCGCCGCGGCCGCGGTCCTCGCCCTTGTCAGCAACGAGGAGGAGATCCCGACCGCACCCGGGCAGCCACCGGTCGCGGCCGCTCCCCCGCCGCAGGCTCCCCCGCCGAACACCCCGGAACCCCACGCCCCCGACCCGGCCGCACCGGATCCGGAGGATCCCCGGCCCGACCCCCCCGACGCCGAAGAACCGGCGCCCCCGGCCCCCGCGGCCCCGCCCGGCGCCCCTCCCGCCGGTTCGCCGGCCGATCCCCCCGCGGAACCTGCCGCTCCCGGGGCACCGCCCCCGGGGGAACCGGCCGCTCCCGGAGCGCCGCCGCCGGAGGCCGCCGCCCCCGACCCTCCGGCCGTCTCCCCGCCCCCGCCGCGTGAACCCGGCGCCCCCCCGATCCCGCCCCGGGAGCCGGGTGACACGCCGCCCCCGCCCTCGAACCCCGACGTTCCTCCACCTCCGCCACCCACGCCCGGCGCTCCCGAGTTCTCCGCCGAGATCGACCCGGTCGGCGCGCTCGTGCCGGGCCGCCCCGGCATCATCGTCATCTCCGTCCGCAACCTCGGCGCCGACGCCGGCGCCGACGTGGTCGCCGAGGTCGACCTCCCCTCCGGCGTCGCGGTGCGCGGCACGGCGCGCAGGGGCAGTGCGGCGCCGTTCGCCCCCGGCACCGACGGCTGGAGCTGCGCCGCCACCGCCGAGGGCGCCCAGTGCGTCCGCTCCGGCCTCGACTCCGGCACGTCCAGCACCCAGTACCTGGATGTCCTCGTCTCCCCGGCGGCCCGTGCCGGTGCCCCGCCGAGCCTCGCCGTGAGCGCCGGCGATGCCCGGACGACGGCGACCGGCTCGCACGGCGTCGATCCCGGCGGGCAGCCGGCGCGGTTCGCCGCGGCCGGGCAGGTGCGCACCGAAAGCGTCGGAAACGCGCTGCTGACCTGCGAGGACGAGGAGAGGAAGGACCGCTGGCCGTGGTGGCCCGTCGTGCTGAACCGGTCGGCCGACGGGGCCGGACCCTCCGTTTCCCCCGGCCCTGCCGCCCCCGAGGCCGACGAACGGCGGGTGCCCGCCGCACCCTCCGATGCGCCGCCCATCGACCTGCCTCCCGAGGTCGGGGACTCCGCGGTCGACGCGGCCACACCGGACACGGAACCCTCCTCGGATCCCTCGACCTCGGCCCCCGACACCCCGTCCGATGCCGAAAGCGGCCCCGAGGCCCCGGCGCAGGGGCCCGCCGAGGACGAGAAGGCGAAGGAGGGGAAGGACGAGGAGGAGCAGGCGGTCGAGGACATGCTCACCCCGCCCGACGAGGGCGACGGCGCGTGCGCCCAGGCGCTGCGGCGCGAGGGCGACCTGCGCGACAACGACATGTGGGACATGCGCCCGCTGGACCTCGACGGCGACCCCGGCACCACGATGTCCAGCTCGGTCCGGTGGTCCCTGCCCGAGGGCGGCGGCGTCCGCTGGGCCGGGCTCTACTTCTCCGGTTCGGGCATGTCCCCCCGGTCGGCCACGGCCAAGCTGCGCGGACCCGCGTCGGACGCCTACGTCGAGGTCCGCGCCGACGAGGTCGGCCGGGCGCGACTCCCCGGCTACCCCGTCTACCAGGCGTTCGCCGACATCACCGGCATCGTTCGGGCGCAGGGCGGCGGCGAGTGGTGGGTCGCAGACGTCCCGACGAAGACCGGCATGGGCACGTACGCGGGGTGGAGCATGGTCGTGGTGCTGGAGGACCCCGCCGCGCCCTACAACCAGGCGATGGTCCTGGAGACGACCGACAGCGTCTTCCACGACGAGGAGGGCCTGCGCTTCCCCCTGGCCGGACTGCTCCCGGCCGCCGTCCCGGCGACCGTCGACGTCGTCGCGTGGGAGGGCGACGCCGACCTGGTGGGCGACCGGGTGCTGCTCAACGGTGCCGCGCTCACCCCGGAGGGAGGCGATCGGGATCCCGACAACGCGTTCTCAAGCTCCGCGCGCGGCGCCGTCGGCCCGCCGCTGACGTTCGGTACCGACGTCGTCCGGTTCACCCCGACCCTGCCCCGGGACCCCCAGGTCCGCCTGGTGACCCAGGGAGACGCGTTCGTGGCGGGGGTGGTGGCGGTGACGGCTCCGATGCGGACATGA
- a CDS encoding NYN domain-containing protein, protein MDRCALFVDAGYLLADGAMAVHGTRNRDSVSWDYAGLVQLLNEVARDRTGLPLLRCYWYEATADGRRTQEQDGIADIPGIKFRAARIRPGRREGVESYVQRDLTTLARTGVLCEAVLVSGDEDMAQVVSDVQDLGVRVTVVHISVEGNWTISRALRRECDDLIEIGAGHLRPYVNLLSATGGESTETTTPLTNGRSRSGPDVTRRPVTATAASSRVEPAAADSGGLEAMFASTGAQQAMTGSAMDQLRAMRQSIAQQRGDHLAPQAGADTGRANPSGPIDANGFPSGGYPPPQRRRGEEPTGGQPSMLANPPTGPQTGFGGVGGGTGAHPGMRDVVQNGYGGPGQGGGATGHQLGAHQQSGHQPPGHHDPMMGGAAGYDRGAPPGRGAPPPGVDPRDPRYRPHTGENPAYGGNTGPNPTFGASTETESGFGGSHGPPPGPGSAAGPRLEQPAAHGPYGPTPPGVGRLGPGAASAYSIDDAVNAARQEGNDFAESIARDAPTLWLEAVLASRPRMPSDLEARLLQGSALPIDFLLRDEVRDALRNGFWSALERARG, encoded by the coding sequence GTGGATCGCTGCGCGCTGTTCGTGGACGCCGGCTACCTCCTTGCCGACGGTGCGATGGCTGTGCACGGAACCCGCAACCGGGATTCCGTGTCGTGGGATTACGCGGGACTCGTTCAGCTCCTCAATGAGGTGGCGCGTGACCGCACGGGACTTCCTCTGCTGCGCTGCTACTGGTACGAGGCGACGGCCGACGGCCGCCGCACCCAGGAGCAGGACGGCATCGCGGACATTCCCGGCATCAAGTTCCGAGCCGCGCGTATCCGTCCCGGCAGACGGGAGGGCGTCGAGAGCTATGTGCAACGGGACCTGACCACCCTCGCGCGCACGGGTGTGCTGTGCGAAGCGGTCCTGGTCAGCGGTGACGAGGACATGGCACAGGTCGTGTCGGACGTCCAGGACCTCGGAGTGCGGGTCACCGTCGTGCACATCTCCGTCGAGGGCAACTGGACCATCTCGCGGGCGCTGCGCCGCGAGTGCGACGACCTGATCGAGATCGGGGCCGGGCACCTGCGCCCGTACGTCAACCTCCTCTCCGCCACCGGCGGCGAGTCGACCGAGACCACCACCCCGCTCACCAACGGGCGCTCCCGCAGCGGCCCGGACGTGACGCGCCGCCCCGTCACCGCGACCGCCGCGTCATCCCGGGTGGAACCCGCGGCCGCCGACTCGGGCGGACTGGAGGCGATGTTCGCCTCCACCGGCGCCCAGCAGGCGATGACCGGCAGCGCCATGGACCAGTTGCGCGCCATGCGCCAGAGCATCGCCCAGCAGCGCGGCGACCACCTCGCGCCGCAGGCCGGCGCGGACACCGGCCGCGCCAACCCGTCCGGGCCCATCGACGCCAACGGATTCCCGTCCGGCGGGTACCCGCCGCCGCAGCGCAGACGCGGTGAGGAGCCCACCGGCGGCCAGCCGTCCATGCTCGCCAATCCGCCCACCGGGCCGCAGACCGGCTTCGGCGGAGTCGGCGGTGGAACCGGGGCGCACCCCGGGATGCGCGACGTGGTGCAGAACGGCTACGGCGGACCGGGGCAGGGCGGCGGGGCCACCGGCCACCAGCTGGGCGCCCATCAGCAGAGCGGGCACCAGCCCCCCGGCCACCACGACCCCATGATGGGCGGCGCGGCGGGATACGATCGGGGGGCACCGCCGGGCCGTGGGGCACCGCCACCGGGGGTCGACCCACGGGATCCCCGCTACCGGCCGCACACCGGCGAGAATCCGGCGTACGGAGGTAACACCGGCCCAAACCCTACCTTTGGGGCCAGCACGGAAACTGAATCCGGATTCGGCGGATCACACGGACCACCTCCGGGACCCGGATCCGCCGCTGGCCCCCGCCTCGAACAACCCGCCGCTCACGGCCCCTACGGCCCCACACCCCCGGGAGTGGGCCGCCTCGGGCCCGGAGCGGCATCGGCATATTCGATCGACGACGCCGTGAATGCCGCGCGCCAGGAGGGGAACGACTTCGCCGAGTCGATCGCGCGGGACGCGCCGACACTGTGGTTGGAGGCGGTGCTCGCGAGTCGTCCGCGAATGCCGTCCGACCTCGAAGCACGGCTGCTGCAGGGGTCGGCGCTGCCGATCGACTTCCTGCTGCGCGACGAAGTCCGCGACGCGCTGCGGAACGGCTTCTGGAGTGCCCTGGAACGTGCCCGCGGCTGA
- a CDS encoding HAD family hydrolase, translated as MSDSAMNHLHVFDMDGTLLKGTSASLEIARVTGTRAELRALERALADGEIDTRGFAAALPGIWPMLTDGLVEQAFRDGPFLDGIADVCGDIRAQGGRSLVITMSPDFYAERLLDFGFDEVVASRFPALPFTEPPVPENILTPADKPRIVEEVLRRTGIAREQCVAYGDSMSDAPLFRHLAHSVAVNYDANTTQ; from the coding sequence GTGTCCGACAGCGCGATGAACCACCTGCACGTGTTCGACATGGACGGCACCCTGCTCAAGGGTACGAGCGCCAGCCTGGAGATCGCACGGGTCACCGGCACCCGGGCGGAACTGCGCGCCCTGGAACGGGCCCTGGCCGACGGCGAGATCGACACCCGCGGCTTCGCGGCCGCGCTGCCCGGGATCTGGCCGATGCTCACCGACGGGCTCGTCGAACAGGCGTTCCGAGACGGCCCCTTCCTCGACGGAATCGCCGACGTGTGCGGGGATATCCGCGCGCAAGGCGGGCGTTCGCTGGTGATCACCATGTCCCCCGACTTCTACGCCGAGCGGCTGCTCGACTTCGGTTTCGACGAGGTCGTCGCCTCCCGGTTCCCGGCGCTGCCGTTCACCGAACCACCGGTGCCGGAGAACATTCTCACTCCCGCCGACAAACCGCGGATCGTGGAGGAGGTGCTGCGCCGCACCGGCATCGCGCGCGAGCAGTGCGTGGCCTACGGCGACTCGATGTCGGACGCTCCGCTCTTCCGCCATTTGGCGCACTCGGTGGCGGTCAACTACGACGCGAACACGACGCAGTGA
- a CDS encoding ribonucleoside-diphosphate reductase subunit alpha — translation MTLDLDVAAAQPARAVPASDPMERVRQVVHEACAGLTGVSAETVIEETRRGLYPGIGPAELELALVMAARTFVEADPGYSHVAARLLLDKLRREALTFLSGTFDEADQAQMADRYTDYLKAYVTRGVELGQLDPRLATFDLARLGAALRPERDLDFTFLGLQTLYDRYFLHSGGTRYELPQAFFMRVAMGLALNEDDREARAIEFYSLLSSFDFMCSTPTLFNAGTQRAQLSSCFLTTVGDDLQSIFHGISNNALLSKYSGGLGNDWTPVRGIGAHIKGTNGQSQGVVPFLKIANDTAVAVNQGGKRKGAVCAYLETWHIDIEEFLDLRKNTGDERRRTHDMNTANWVPDLFLQRVEADGEWTLFSPDEVPDLHEKYGTAFAEAYTAYERAADAGEVKVWRRVRAVDLWRRMLTMLFETGHPWITFKDPCNLRSPQQHTGVVHSSNLCTEITLNTDADEVAVCNLGSVNLAQHVTEDGIDAERLRRTVHTAVRMLDNVIDVNFYTIPEAERANMRHRPVGLGLMGFQDALFKLRLPMASQGAVEFADESMELISYHAITASTDLAAERGAYATFDGSLWSKGVLPIDSLRLLGEARGGDLDVDTTARLDWENLRERVRTVGMRNSNVMAIAPTATIANITGVGQSIEPIYRNLYVKSNMSGDFTVVNPYLVRDLKERGLWDDDMVARLKLYDGSLGAIDRVPGDLKDLYATAFEVDPSWLVDAGSRRQKWLDQAQSLNLYMAAPSGRKLDELYRRAWRKGLKTTYYLRSQSATHVEKSTLKGTDGKLNAVAATPAAPAAAPSPAPAPVPAVSPSPSPAPAPAPEPASTAPDIDPDAASSCSIDDPDCEACQ, via the coding sequence ATGACCCTCGATCTCGACGTTGCCGCGGCACAGCCCGCGCGCGCGGTTCCCGCGAGCGATCCGATGGAGCGGGTCAGGCAGGTCGTACACGAGGCGTGCGCCGGGCTGACGGGGGTGTCGGCCGAGACGGTCATCGAGGAGACACGGCGCGGCCTCTACCCGGGCATCGGCCCCGCGGAACTGGAGCTCGCGCTGGTCATGGCGGCGCGCACGTTCGTCGAGGCCGACCCCGGCTACTCGCACGTCGCCGCCCGCCTCCTGCTGGACAAGCTCCGCCGCGAGGCGCTGACCTTCCTCTCCGGCACCTTCGACGAGGCCGACCAGGCCCAGATGGCCGACCGCTACACCGACTACCTCAAGGCCTATGTCACCCGCGGCGTGGAGCTGGGCCAGCTCGACCCGCGGCTGGCCACCTTCGACCTCGCCCGCCTCGGCGCCGCCCTGCGTCCCGAGCGCGACCTGGACTTCACCTTCCTGGGCCTGCAGACGCTCTACGACCGCTACTTCCTGCACAGCGGCGGGACGCGCTACGAGCTGCCGCAGGCGTTCTTCATGCGCGTCGCCATGGGCCTGGCCCTCAACGAGGACGACCGCGAGGCGCGCGCCATCGAGTTCTACAGCCTGCTGTCGTCGTTCGACTTCATGTGCTCCACGCCGACCCTCTTCAACGCCGGCACCCAGCGTGCCCAGCTGTCCTCCTGCTTCCTGACCACGGTCGGCGACGACCTGCAGTCGATCTTCCACGGCATCAGCAACAACGCCCTGCTGTCCAAGTACTCCGGCGGCCTGGGCAACGACTGGACCCCGGTCCGCGGCATCGGCGCCCACATCAAGGGCACCAACGGCCAGAGCCAGGGCGTCGTCCCCTTCCTCAAGATCGCCAACGATACAGCCGTGGCTGTCAATCAGGGTGGAAAAAGGAAGGGCGCCGTCTGTGCGTACCTGGAGACGTGGCACATCGACATCGAGGAATTCCTCGACCTGCGCAAGAACACCGGCGACGAGCGGCGCCGCACGCACGACATGAACACCGCCAACTGGGTGCCCGACCTGTTCCTACAGCGGGTCGAGGCCGACGGCGAGTGGACGCTGTTCTCCCCCGACGAGGTGCCCGACCTGCACGAGAAGTACGGGACCGCGTTCGCCGAGGCCTACACCGCCTACGAGCGGGCCGCCGACGCCGGCGAGGTCAAGGTGTGGCGGCGGGTGCGCGCCGTCGACCTGTGGCGGCGCATGCTCACCATGCTGTTCGAGACCGGGCACCCCTGGATCACCTTCAAGGACCCGTGCAACCTGCGTTCGCCGCAGCAGCACACCGGGGTGGTGCACTCGTCCAACCTGTGCACCGAGATCACGCTGAACACCGACGCCGACGAGGTCGCCGTGTGCAACCTCGGCTCGGTCAACCTCGCCCAGCACGTGACCGAGGACGGTATCGACGCCGAGCGGCTGCGCCGCACAGTGCACACCGCGGTGCGCATGCTGGACAACGTCATCGACGTGAACTTCTACACGATCCCCGAGGCCGAGCGGGCCAACATGCGGCACCGGCCGGTCGGCCTGGGCCTCATGGGCTTCCAGGACGCGCTGTTCAAGCTGCGGCTGCCGATGGCGTCGCAGGGCGCGGTGGAGTTCGCCGACGAGAGCATGGAGCTGATCTCCTACCACGCCATCACCGCGTCGACGGACCTGGCGGCCGAGCGCGGCGCGTACGCGACCTTCGACGGCTCGCTGTGGAGCAAGGGCGTGCTGCCGATCGACTCGCTGCGCCTGCTCGGCGAGGCGCGCGGCGGCGACCTCGACGTCGACACCACGGCCCGGCTGGACTGGGAGAACCTGCGGGAGCGGGTGCGCACCGTCGGGATGCGCAACTCCAACGTCATGGCGATCGCGCCGACGGCGACCATCGCCAACATCACCGGCGTCGGCCAGTCGATCGAGCCGATCTACCGGAACCTGTACGTGAAGTCGAACATGTCCGGCGACTTCACCGTCGTCAACCCCTACCTGGTGCGCGACCTCAAGGAGCGCGGACTGTGGGACGACGACATGGTCGCGCGGCTCAAGCTGTACGACGGCAGCCTGGGCGCGATCGACCGGGTGCCCGGCGACCTCAAGGACCTGTACGCCACCGCGTTCGAGGTCGATCCGTCGTGGCTGGTCGACGCCGGCTCGCGTCGCCAGAAGTGGCTCGACCAGGCACAGTCGCTCAACCTGTACATGGCGGCGCCGAGCGGCCGCAAGCTCGACGAGCTGTACCGCCGGGCCTGGCGCAAGGGGCTCAAGACCACGTACTACCTGCGCTCGCAGAGCGCCACGCACGTGGAGAAGAGCACCCTGAAGGGAACCGACGGCAAGCTGAACGCGGTCGCCGCCACCCCGGCCGCTCCCGCTGCCGCGCCGTCGCCCGCCCCGGCCCCGGTCCCGGCGGTGTCGCCGTCCCCGTCACCGGCGCCCGCCCCCGCGCCCGAGCCCGCCTCCACGGCTCCCGACATCGACCCGGACGCCGCCTCCTCCTGCTCCATCGACGACCCCGACTGCGAAGCCTGCCAGTAG
- a CDS encoding ribonucleotide-diphosphate reductase subunit beta, translated as MTTTHEPDTTGLGAIERDAERVNVDDKAMINARADVNQLLPLKYTWAWDKYLAGCNNHWMPTEVAMQADIALWKSRDGLTDDERLMLKRNLGFFATAESLVANNIVLAVYRQLTNPECRQYLLRQAFEEAVHTHTFQYICESLGLDEGELFNMYREVPSITEKDAWALKYTQNLEDPDFRTGTPEADQAFLRDLVAFYVIFEGMWFYTGFAQILSLGRRNKMVGIAEQYQYILRDESIHLNFGIDVINQIKIENPHLWTEEFQAEVRTMLTEACALEVAYGRETMPRGILGLNADLCEQYMHFITDRRAEQIGLAPIFGRTENPFPWMSEMMDLKKEKNFFETRVIEYQTGGGLDWD; from the coding sequence ATGACGACGACCCACGAACCGGACACCACCGGCCTCGGCGCGATCGAGCGCGACGCCGAGCGCGTCAACGTCGACGACAAGGCGATGATCAACGCCCGCGCCGACGTCAACCAGCTGCTCCCGCTCAAGTACACCTGGGCGTGGGACAAGTACCTGGCCGGGTGCAACAACCACTGGATGCCGACCGAGGTCGCCATGCAGGCCGACATCGCGCTGTGGAAGTCGCGGGACGGCCTCACCGACGACGAGCGGCTCATGCTCAAGCGCAACCTGGGCTTCTTCGCCACGGCGGAGTCGCTGGTGGCCAACAACATCGTGCTCGCGGTGTACCGGCAGCTGACCAACCCCGAGTGCCGCCAGTACCTGCTGCGCCAGGCCTTCGAGGAGGCCGTGCACACGCACACCTTCCAGTACATCTGCGAGAGCCTCGGCCTGGACGAGGGCGAGCTGTTCAACATGTACCGGGAGGTCCCCTCCATCACGGAGAAGGACGCGTGGGCGCTGAAGTACACGCAGAACCTGGAGGACCCCGACTTCCGGACCGGGACGCCGGAGGCGGACCAGGCGTTCCTGCGGGACCTGGTGGCGTTCTACGTGATCTTCGAGGGGATGTGGTTCTACACCGGCTTCGCGCAGATCCTGTCGCTGGGACGGCGCAACAAGATGGTCGGCATCGCCGAGCAGTACCAGTACATCCTGCGCGACGAGTCGATCCACCTGAACTTCGGGATCGACGTGATCAACCAGATCAAGATCGAGAACCCGCACCTGTGGACCGAGGAGTTCCAGGCCGAGGTGCGCACCATGCTCACCGAGGCCTGCGCCCTGGAGGTCGCCTACGGGCGGGAGACCATGCCGCGCGGCATCCTCGGCCTCAACGCCGACCTGTGTGAGCAGTACATGCACTTCATCACCGATCGCCGCGCCGAGCAGATCGGCCTGGCTCCGATCTTCGGCCGGACGGAGAACCCGTTCCCGTGGATGTCGGAGATGATGGACCTGAAGAAGGAGAAGAACTTCTTCGAGACCAGGGTCATCGAGTACCAGACCGGCGGCGGGCTCGACTGGGACTGA
- a CDS encoding alpha/beta fold hydrolase — MARARLHDGSRIEFEVSGTGPAVLLPVDPRPAEEEKADELRTWGVDPALGRSLVDGLTGAFRVVAFDYEGHVMAHPKPDTLTPKAVAADILAVADAAGADRFAYYGYSWLALSGLQLALRTDRLTALAMGGFPPLDGPYAEMLRVTTATHAMTTGEAATAAGGDDRPTDVPEAEPGAEWGESADSGEFDWDSVDVTMSASQTRQFVTLYEALASFDDRAAQQEVGCPRLCFAGTADTIRYGPRWGDVVVDIAGILTATRPELRSLGWEVHLLDGLDHTAAMQPDQVLPILRPWLEANATV; from the coding sequence ATGGCCAGGGCACGACTGCACGACGGAAGCCGGATCGAGTTCGAGGTGAGCGGCACCGGCCCCGCCGTGCTGCTCCCGGTCGACCCGCGGCCGGCCGAGGAGGAGAAGGCCGACGAGCTGCGGACGTGGGGCGTCGACCCCGCGCTGGGCCGCTCCCTCGTCGACGGCCTGACCGGTGCGTTCCGCGTGGTGGCCTTCGACTACGAGGGGCACGTCATGGCGCACCCGAAGCCCGACACGCTCACGCCCAAGGCCGTCGCCGCCGACATCCTCGCCGTCGCCGACGCGGCGGGCGCTGACCGGTTCGCCTACTACGGCTACTCGTGGCTCGCCCTGAGCGGACTCCAGCTCGCCCTCCGCACCGACCGCCTCACCGCTCTGGCCATGGGCGGCTTCCCTCCCCTGGACGGCCCGTACGCCGAGATGCTCCGCGTCACGACGGCGACCCACGCCATGACCACGGGCGAAGCGGCGACGGCCGCGGGCGGCGACGACCGGCCGACCGACGTCCCCGAGGCCGAGCCGGGCGCCGAGTGGGGCGAGTCCGCAGACAGCGGAGAGTTCGACTGGGACTCCGTCGACGTCACCATGAGCGCGTCCCAGACCCGCCAGTTCGTCACCCTGTACGAGGCCCTGGCATCCTTCGACGACCGCGCGGCCCAGCAGGAGGTGGGGTGCCCCCGCCTCTGCTTCGCCGGTACGGCCGACACCATCCGCTACGGCCCCCGCTGGGGCGACGTCGTCGTCGACATCGCCGGCATCCTCACCGCAACCCGCCCCGAACTCCGGTCCCTCGGCTGGGAGGTGCACCTTCTCGACGGCCTCGACCACACCGCAGCCATGCAGCCGGACCAGGTCCTCCCGATCCTCCGCCCCTGGCTGGAGGCGAACGCTACCGTGTGA
- a CDS encoding GNAT family N-acetyltransferase, translated as MFAISLGDDGAELRPLEPWHAEEFLAHMDRGRDFIGQHIALADAVTDPVSSQAFLRMYAEKAAADTGRIYGIWAEGALVGGVLFRTMDVHLGVAEAGCWLEPSAVGRGLVTRAARVIIDWAIEERGIHRVEWRVSADNTASIAVAQRLGMVRDGVLRESYPYRGKRLDMEVWSILAPEWRDTTQQSQAM; from the coding sequence ATGTTCGCGATATCCCTGGGCGACGACGGCGCGGAGCTGCGCCCGCTGGAACCGTGGCATGCCGAGGAGTTCCTGGCCCATATGGACCGGGGGCGGGACTTCATCGGGCAGCACATCGCGCTGGCCGACGCGGTGACGGATCCGGTGTCCAGCCAGGCGTTCCTTCGCATGTACGCGGAGAAGGCCGCAGCCGACACCGGCCGGATCTACGGCATCTGGGCGGAGGGCGCGCTGGTCGGCGGTGTCCTCTTCCGAACCATGGACGTTCACCTCGGCGTCGCCGAGGCGGGCTGCTGGCTGGAGCCGTCGGCGGTCGGCCGAGGCCTGGTGACGCGGGCCGCCCGAGTGATCATCGACTGGGCCATCGAGGAGCGCGGCATCCACCGCGTGGAATGGCGCGTCTCAGCGGACAACACCGCCAGCATCGCCGTCGCCCAACGCCTGGGCATGGTCCGGGACGGCGTGCTGCGGGAGAGCTACCCGTACCGCGGCAAGCGTCTCGACATGGAAGTCTGGTCAATCCTCGCCCCCGAATGGCGAGACACCACACAGCAGTCACAGGCCATGTGA